GCAAGTCGATCTTTTGTTCGGCTGGCGCTTGTAGGGTAAACGCCATATGCGGTAGAGGTGAATTGTCAGTGTTAGATGCGGTTTCAGATTCTGTTTCAGGATCTATTATGTGCTGCTGAAAAGTGGGTTGTTGGTGCTCGTCATTTGGCATATAGCGCGGTGTAATTGTCATGGGAAAGGTTAATGAAAATTCACCGCTATCGAACTTTACTGACTCAAAATACACCAGCTCAACTTCAATTGTTTCGTGCGGGGCAATATTGGCGAGTTTAGTCGTAAACAAATTGGGGCGGTGTTGGCTCAATAAAGCGGCTTTTTTGCCATCGCGTTTGGCTTGTTCAAAGGTGCGTTTGGCTGCCGTTTTGGTTTTTATTTCCCCTACTATGACGCGTTCGCCAATCGTTATTTGTAAATGACTTACTGCAGCGTCCGTCGGCAGTGGAAATACGTACACAGCATGCTGCCAATCGTCACTGGCGTTAGTAAAACGCTGCTTTAATTGTGTCGTGGATACAACACCTTGGATAGTCATGTTGACTTGAGTTTGCACGGTTGGCGCTTGCCAATACAAAGGCGGTTGAGCAGGTTGTTGTGAGTTTGTGTTAGCCACTTTGGCTTCAAACAGTAATTGACTGCTTTTGACTTGGTCTAGTGAAAGCCATGCTTGGTTGGTTTTCGGGTTAACGCGTTGGCTATTTACGGTTTCGTCAGCCCAAGCCAGACCAATAATGGTTGCGCCGAGTAACCAAATACTAATGATGATAAGGGTTTTAAGTGCTCGCATATTTGTAATCCCTATTTTGTATCCCACTATAGTAGTGGTCGTTCACCCTGAGCCGACTATGTGAGTGGAGATCAGTTAGCGCAGTATGCTCAGTGTGAACGGTATTGCTCTAGCTACATCGCTTTGACATTTAGGTAGCGACGAGTGAGGCTGAAAATAGCCGAGGCCGATGCAACCCTGCATCTTGTAGCATCGTGCTATGAAAGGCGACATCCTTGTCTGCGCACTCACTAATCGTTTGCTGCTGTCACTAAGCTTTTCGGCTGCAATTTGATTTCGACACGGCGGTCAAAAAAGTCATTTTGGTACGTTTGTTTTTCAAATAAAGGTGACGATTCGCCATAAGCTTGGGTTGAGATATTGGCTTGATTAACGCCGAGTTCTACCAATAGCTGTTTGACCGCAGCAACTCGTTTTTTCGATAAATCTAAATTCACTGCAGCATCTCCCGTGCGGTCGGCATAGCCTGACAGCTTGACTTGTAAATCTGGATTTTGCTTAACTAAGCTGGCTATTTGGCCAATTGGTTTAGCATAGATAGCCTGTACATCGTTTGAACCGCTGGTAAATTGTAAATCTAGCTTTAAGTCTTCAATGACTTCGGCTGCGGCTAAGGTTTGTGATACTTGACGTAATTGATGATGCAAATCTTGGTTTTGATTGTTTAACGATTGTACATTGCGGTGTAGCTGCTGGTTTTTGGCGTGCGAACTTGACAGTGCTAATTTAGAATCGGATAGGTTTTGCTCTAAACCTTGTTTTTCTATGGCGTTACTTTCGAGTGTGCCGATTAACGTGCCAAATACACCACCGAGAATGCCACCCAGTGGGCCGCCAACAATAGCGCCAACCGTGGCACCGCCGCCAAAACCAATCAATTGATTCTTTTCCATTATCTGTTGATTGCTTTGGTTTTCATTGGCGCTGGCAGTGAAAACAGGGGCTGTGCTTAATGCTAAGATTAGGCTAGAAGTCATAAGTGCTTTTTTCATTGTTCGTTCCTCAAATCATCTTGGTTTAGTTAAACGAGGCAATTCGATTTAGTTGCTGTGCCTCGCTGACGGAATTAATTAAACAACGTCGACATGGCGATTTTCAGGATGAAAAAAGGCAATGCTGGGGGCAATTATGGCGAAAAAATGGCAATGTGCCTTGGGGGCTATTTTTGCGCAATTAATTCGGTATAGTGCAGGCAGTTGAAACAAAAAAATAAGGTTATCGCGACATGAGTCAAAGGATCGCCATAGTTGAAGATGAACAAGCCATCAGAGAAAACTATGCTGAAATGCTAACCAAGCAAGGTTACCAAGTGCAAACATATAGCAATCGTAAACAAGCGATGGCGGCATTTGCTGAGCGCCTACCTGATCTGGCTATTATTGATATAGGCTTAGAAGATGAAATCGATGGTGGCTTTATTTTATGCCAAGCCTTACGCCAAATGTCGGGGTCATTGCCTATTATTTTTTTAACCGCTCGCGACAATGATTTTGATACTGTTAGTGGCTTGCGCATGGGCGCAGATGATTATTTAACTAAAGACATTAGCATGCCACATATGATTGCCCGCATTGCCGCCTTATTCCGACGCATTGAAGCGGTAAGTGAACCCAAAGAGCAAGATGAAATAATACAGTGTGGGCCATTACAAATGGCCTTAGACCGTATGACAACCAGTTGGAACGGCCAACTCATCGATTTAACCGTAACCGAATTTTGGATGATTTATTCATTAGCCAAATCACCGGGTCATGTGAAAAATCGCCAGCAATTAATGCAAGACGCCAAAGTGTATGTCGATGACAGTACCATTACCTCGCACGTAAAGCGTATTCGTAAAAAATTCATGGCAGTGGATGGGGCGTTTGATTGTATTGATACTGTGTACGGTATGGGATATCGATGGAAAGCTTAATCTACTTCGTGGCAAGAAATTATGCTGCATTGTCTGCGCCTCGCGCCATCCTCACCCAGTGTAGGCGAGCCTTTAGGCTTGCAACCGGAAAAATTAATCAAGGTTTTAAGGCTAAAGCCTCTTCTACAAGAATAAACACATCAATGTGTCGCTCTTCAATGGTAAAACAACAATGAAACCCTCTCGCTTGCGCTTCGGCCTACGTTTTAAATTACTCTTGATGTCGGGATTTTTGTTTGCCATTCCTATGTTGGGTTACGAATATGTGTGGGAAATGGAAAAATACTTGCGCATTGGTCAAGAGAAAACCCTAATGGGTACAGTACGTGCCGTAGCAACCGCCTTGCATGAAAGGCCTACGTTATTTGATAGCCAAGCGAGTTATCTGCCTAGTGTGCAACAAGGCCGAGACCTGTATGCTTATCCGATTAATAATCCTATTCGGCTCGATGGGCAATTAAACGATTGGCAAGATAAGCAAAGGGCACTGGAATACAGCGACGACTATATTATTGAAGGAAAGGGACACTATAATCCCGATTCATTGCGCTTTAAGCATATGGTCGGCAAGTATAAAAACTATCTGTATAGCTATTTTGAAGTGATAGATGAAGAAGTTATCTATCGGCCCAAAAATACGTTGAAAGTTGATGTGAATGATTTGCTGCAATTGGCGTTTGTTACCCAAAGCGGAGAATTTAAACGCTACTTAATAGCGACATCCAAAGAAGGCTGGCTAACCCCGTTTGAACTTAAAACAGATGTTGATTCTAATGTGCCATTGCAGCCAGAGCCACGAATTCAAGGTGCTTGGCGGCAAACAGCACAGGGCTACAATATTGAGTTACGTATTCCGTTAGATTTTCTTGGCAGCCAATTGAGCTTTGCCATTACCGACTTTGATAAACATGCCGCGCATCAACAAAAAGTCACCTTGGGCACGGCTGATTTTAAAAATCCTGATAAATTGGGCACGATATTAGTGCCATCCCCAGAAATAGCTAAAATCGTCAAAGGCCTAGGTCATACACAATCGAGAATTTGGGTGGTTGATCAGCATAGCCGCGTATTGGCACAATCGGGCGATATTAAGTATTCGGCCGGTTTGTGGGGACAATTTTCCACTCAAGCAAAATCCGAATCATGGTTTTCACCTGTTCAAGATTGGTTAAGCTCTATTTATTATCAAATTCTCACTAAGCCACCGACAGATTTTACTGATGTACTCTACGATGAGGCGCAATTACAAGGATCGCATATCCACAAAGCATTGAAAGGAGAAGCTGCCACAACATGGCGATTAACTACTGATAGAAAGGCGTTAATTTTATCAGCTGCCCATCCGATCATTTCAGATGGCGCAGTGATGGGCGCCGTGATAGCCGAAGAAACGACTAATGGTATTCGTACTTTGCGAAATCAGGCATTAGAAAAGTTATTTAATGTTATTTTGGCTGTGATGGTATTAGGTACGCTTGCCTTGTTTTTATTCGCGTCGCGGATTTCATTTCGCATCCGCGCATTACGCAATCAAACCGAAACGGCGATTGACGAACAGGGTAAAATTTTACACCCCATTGCGCCAACCAAGGCCAGCGATGAAATTGGCGATCTGCAACGCTCATTTGCCGATATGGTCGAAAGGCTAGGGCAATACACTCAATATTTACAAGGTATGTCGAGTAGGTTGTCACACGAATTACGTACACCTGTTGCCGTGGTGCGATCTTCATTAGAATCATTAAGTATGGATTCTGAACAAGCAGCCAATAGTGTGTATATGCAGCGAGCACAGGAAGGCGTAAGTCGGTTATCTACTATTTTAACTATGATGAGCGAAGCGACACGCTTAGAACAGACCATTGCTAACAATGACAAAGTCAGTTATCCAATACTGGAGGTGGTTAATGGTTGTGTTCAGGGTTATCAATTAATGCACCCCAAGCAAAAGTTTGAAATGATAATTAATGTTGCAGAACAAACCTTGGTTAATGGCGTACCTGAACTTTTTGCTCAATTGTTAGATAAGCTCGTGGCTAATGCTATGGAGTTTGCACAAGTCGATTCTGCTATCGTGATAACCGCTCAACAAGAAAACGAAAACGTGCTTGTTATCGTGGCGAACCAAGGCCCCTTGTTGCCGGCGGCTATGCAACACAGGTTATTCGATTCCATGGTATCGGTCAGAAGCGATGAAAAGCAAGAGCAGCCTCATTTGGGCTTAGGCTTATATATTGCTCGATTAATTGCAGAATTTCATAATGGGTCTATTGTTATTAACAACAATGAGCTAGCGAATGGAGTCGATGCTATCGTGACTATTCCTCTCGCCAATTCAGCACAAAACTAGGTAAATATTCACCAAGCGTTGGCTGAATACGTATGCAGTTAACTATTTGTTAACATGGCCTTGTTGCGCTTATGCCTAGCCGTTATTATTTAAATTCACTCTGGTGAAAAATAGGCCATTCAACAAGTCGGTAAGGCTGTTGTTGTAAGTTACTAAAGAGGTAAATGGAATGAAGGTAATATCTAAGCTGTCCATAGCAATATTGACTGTGATGT
This genomic window from Saccharobesus litoralis contains:
- the pdsO gene encoding sortase-associated OmpA-like protein PdsO: MKKALMTSSLILALSTAPVFTASANENQSNQQIMEKNQLIGFGGGATVGAIVGGPLGGILGGVFGTLIGTLESNAIEKQGLEQNLSDSKLALSSSHAKNQQLHRNVQSLNNQNQDLHHQLRQVSQTLAAAEVIEDLKLDLQFTSGSNDVQAIYAKPIGQIASLVKQNPDLQVKLSGYADRTGDAAVNLDLSKKRVAAVKQLLVELGVNQANISTQAYGESSPLFEKQTYQNDFFDRRVEIKLQPKSLVTAAND
- the pdsR gene encoding proteobacterial dedicated sortase system response regulator; its protein translation is MSQRIAIVEDEQAIRENYAEMLTKQGYQVQTYSNRKQAMAAFAERLPDLAIIDIGLEDEIDGGFILCQALRQMSGSLPIIFLTARDNDFDTVSGLRMGADDYLTKDISMPHMIARIAALFRRIEAVSEPKEQDEIIQCGPLQMALDRMTTSWNGQLIDLTVTEFWMIYSLAKSPGHVKNRQQLMQDAKVYVDDSTITSHVKRIRKKFMAVDGAFDCIDTVYGMGYRWKA
- the pdsS gene encoding proteobacterial dedicated sortase system histidine kinase — encoded protein: MKPSRLRFGLRFKLLLMSGFLFAIPMLGYEYVWEMEKYLRIGQEKTLMGTVRAVATALHERPTLFDSQASYLPSVQQGRDLYAYPINNPIRLDGQLNDWQDKQRALEYSDDYIIEGKGHYNPDSLRFKHMVGKYKNYLYSYFEVIDEEVIYRPKNTLKVDVNDLLQLAFVTQSGEFKRYLIATSKEGWLTPFELKTDVDSNVPLQPEPRIQGAWRQTAQGYNIELRIPLDFLGSQLSFAITDFDKHAAHQQKVTLGTADFKNPDKLGTILVPSPEIAKIVKGLGHTQSRIWVVDQHSRVLAQSGDIKYSAGLWGQFSTQAKSESWFSPVQDWLSSIYYQILTKPPTDFTDVLYDEAQLQGSHIHKALKGEAATTWRLTTDRKALILSAAHPIISDGAVMGAVIAEETTNGIRTLRNQALEKLFNVILAVMVLGTLALFLFASRISFRIRALRNQTETAIDEQGKILHPIAPTKASDEIGDLQRSFADMVERLGQYTQYLQGMSSRLSHELRTPVAVVRSSLESLSMDSEQAANSVYMQRAQEGVSRLSTILTMMSEATRLEQTIANNDKVSYPILEVVNGCVQGYQLMHPKQKFEMIINVAEQTLVNGVPELFAQLLDKLVANAMEFAQVDSAIVITAQQENENVLVIVANQGPLLPAAMQHRLFDSMVSVRSDEKQEQPHLGLGLYIARLIAEFHNGSIVINNNELANGVDAIVTIPLANSAQN